The proteins below are encoded in one region of Manis pentadactyla isolate mManPen7 chromosome 2, mManPen7.hap1, whole genome shotgun sequence:
- the ESM1 gene encoding endothelial cell-specific molecule 1 isoform X1 has product MTEKHAGNPVYKTHKRVGSSSTTTLDSCFPPAKPAPREAEPSCGGNMKSLLLLATLLAPAHLAAAWSTKYAVDCPESCDANQCKGSSCRRTVLDDCGCCRVCAAGLGETCYRTVSGMDGVKCGPGLRCQFYSEEDDFGDEFGICKDCPYGTFGMECKEMCHCQSGICDRVTGKCLKFPFFQYSVAKSSNRFVSHTEHDMASGDGNAVREELVKEKAALSPVRKWLNPR; this is encoded by the exons ATGACGGAGAAGCATGCGGGCAACCCAGTGTATAAAACTCATAAACGTGTAGGCAGCAGCTCAACTACCACTTTGGACAGCTGCTTCCCGCCAGCAAAGCCCGCGCCGCGGGAAGCAGAGCCGAGCTGCGGGGGAAACATGAAGAGCCTCTTGCTGCTGGCCACGCTGCTTGCCCCCGCGCACCTGGCGGCGGCCTGGAGCACCAAGTATGCGGTGGATTGCCCGGAGAGCTGTGACGCTAACCAGTGCAAAGGCAGCAGCTGCAGGAGGACAGTGCTCGACGACTGTGGCTGCTGCCGGGTGTGCGCCGCGGGGCTGGGAGAAACCTGCTACCGCACAGTCTCGGGCATGGATGGCGTGAAGTGTGGCCCGGGGCTGAGGTGTCAGTTTTACAGTGAGGAGGATGATTTTGGTGACGAGTTTGGTATCTGCAAAG ACTGTCCCTACGGCACCTTCGGAATGGAATGCAAGGAGATGTGCCATTGTCAGTCGGGCATATGTGACAGGGTGACTGGCAAATGCCTGAAATTTCCCTTCTTCCAATATTCAGTAGCCAAGTCTTCCAACAGATTTGTTTCTCACACAG AGCATGACATGGCTTCTGGAGACGGCAATGCTGTGAGAGAAGAGCTTGTGAAAGAGAAGGCTGCCCTGTCGCCTGTAAGGAAATGGTTAAATCCGCGCTGA
- the ESM1 gene encoding endothelial cell-specific molecule 1 isoform X2, translated as MTEKHAGNPVYKTHKRVGSSSTTTLDSCFPPAKPAPREAEPSCGGNMKSLLLLATLLAPAHLAAAWSTKYAVDCPESCDANQCKGSSCRRTVLDDCGCCRVCAAGLGETCYRTVSGMDGVKCGPGLRCQFYSEEDDFGDEFGICKEHDMASGDGNAVREELVKEKAALSPVRKWLNPR; from the exons ATGACGGAGAAGCATGCGGGCAACCCAGTGTATAAAACTCATAAACGTGTAGGCAGCAGCTCAACTACCACTTTGGACAGCTGCTTCCCGCCAGCAAAGCCCGCGCCGCGGGAAGCAGAGCCGAGCTGCGGGGGAAACATGAAGAGCCTCTTGCTGCTGGCCACGCTGCTTGCCCCCGCGCACCTGGCGGCGGCCTGGAGCACCAAGTATGCGGTGGATTGCCCGGAGAGCTGTGACGCTAACCAGTGCAAAGGCAGCAGCTGCAGGAGGACAGTGCTCGACGACTGTGGCTGCTGCCGGGTGTGCGCCGCGGGGCTGGGAGAAACCTGCTACCGCACAGTCTCGGGCATGGATGGCGTGAAGTGTGGCCCGGGGCTGAGGTGTCAGTTTTACAGTGAGGAGGATGATTTTGGTGACGAGTTTGGTATCTGCAAAG AGCATGACATGGCTTCTGGAGACGGCAATGCTGTGAGAGAAGAGCTTGTGAAAGAGAAGGCTGCCCTGTCGCCTGTAAGGAAATGGTTAAATCCGCGCTGA